The following proteins come from a genomic window of Corallococcus sp. NCRR:
- a CDS encoding methyltransferase, whose product MKIMPSENPSPTQQLFAAINGHWITQVVGTVARLGIADLLAGGPRDSDSMAAELGVHPGALFRLMRGGLTAGVFASPTERTFVLTPMGEGLRSDVPGSLRAVAIMQSDKSHWLPWGLLSEAVRTGKAPVRAALGSDIWEHFARHPDEAEHFARAMGNLSGLVGSELTHHIDFAPFARVADIGGSHGDLLSHVLRAHPSCRGILFDLPRVTEGAKTALETRGLASRVEVVAGSFFEPGIPAADAYLLKHILHDWEDDASLTLLRRIHEAAPSGARLFVLEMVIPDNRNPDPTHLMDLNMLVLADGRERTRDEFQALFAATSWRVERIIPTRSGASIIETVKA is encoded by the coding sequence ATGAAAATCATGCCCAGCGAGAATCCGTCCCCTACGCAGCAGCTGTTCGCGGCAATCAATGGCCATTGGATCACCCAGGTCGTCGGCACGGTGGCCCGGCTGGGGATCGCGGACCTGCTCGCGGGAGGCCCCCGCGACAGTGACTCCATGGCAGCCGAGCTGGGCGTCCATCCGGGCGCCCTGTTCCGGCTGATGCGAGGCGGCCTCACCGCCGGCGTCTTCGCGTCTCCTACCGAGCGGACCTTCGTCCTGACACCGATGGGCGAGGGGCTGCGCTCGGACGTCCCGGGCTCACTGCGGGCGGTGGCCATCATGCAGAGCGACAAGTCCCACTGGTTGCCCTGGGGGCTCCTGTCAGAGGCCGTGCGCACCGGAAAGGCCCCCGTGCGGGCCGCGCTGGGCTCCGACATCTGGGAGCACTTCGCCCGGCATCCCGACGAGGCGGAGCACTTCGCCCGGGCCATGGGCAACCTGTCCGGCCTGGTGGGCAGCGAACTGACGCACCACATCGACTTCGCCCCCTTCGCCCGGGTGGCGGACATTGGAGGCAGCCACGGCGACCTGCTCTCACACGTGCTGCGCGCCCATCCCTCCTGTCGCGGCATCCTCTTCGACCTGCCCCGGGTCACCGAGGGCGCGAAGACGGCGCTGGAAACCCGGGGGCTCGCCAGCCGGGTGGAGGTGGTGGCCGGGAGCTTCTTCGAGCCCGGCATCCCCGCGGCCGACGCCTATCTGCTCAAACACATCCTCCATGACTGGGAGGACGACGCCTCCCTCACCCTCCTGCGCCGGATCCATGAGGCGGCTCCCTCCGGGGCGCGGCTCTTCGTGCTGGAGATGGTGATTCCGGACAACCGCAATCCAGACCCCACCCACCTGATGGACCTCAACATGCTGGTGCTTGCTGACGGGCGCGAGCGCACCCGGGACGAGTTCCAGGCGCTGTTCGCCGCGACCTCGTGGAGGGTGGAGCGCATCATCCCCACCCGGAGCGGGGCCAGCATCATCGAGACCGTGAAGGCCTGA
- a CDS encoding methyltransferase, which translates to MTSPNVHPAQLIVDIGFGFIVSGALATAAELGVADHLEQGPKSVARLAEDVGADAASLYRVLRLLASAGVFSEDGDGNFGLTPASELLRTHAPGSLRSAVLMLTQDIFWAPTGALAQTVRTGTNAFERIFGKPFFDHLASNAAAGATFHRGMSSLSDLENGPIARAYDFSACRQVVDVGGGHGGFLIEVLRSAPSVRGVLFDHRHVLDEARIALERLSERCELVAGDFFQTVPSGADAYVLKRILHDWSDDVCVDILRHCRREMAEGGRVLVVDTVIPPGSAPHGGKVLDVMMLASLPGRERTEEDFRKLFARAGLRLSRVIPTPAALSITEAVAG; encoded by the coding sequence ATGACCTCACCGAACGTCCATCCGGCGCAGCTCATTGTCGATATCGGATTTGGCTTCATCGTCTCCGGCGCGCTGGCCACGGCGGCGGAGCTGGGAGTCGCGGACCACCTGGAGCAGGGCCCCAAGAGCGTGGCCCGGCTCGCGGAGGACGTGGGCGCGGATGCGGCGTCGCTGTACCGCGTGCTGCGGCTGCTCGCGAGCGCTGGCGTGTTCTCCGAGGATGGCGACGGCAACTTCGGGCTCACCCCCGCCTCGGAGCTGCTGCGCACCCACGCCCCCGGCTCCTTGCGCAGCGCGGTGTTGATGCTCACGCAGGACATCTTCTGGGCCCCGACCGGGGCGCTCGCGCAGACCGTGCGGACGGGGACGAACGCCTTCGAGCGCATCTTCGGCAAGCCGTTCTTCGACCACCTCGCCAGCAACGCCGCGGCGGGCGCCACCTTCCACCGGGGCATGTCCAGCCTGTCGGACCTGGAGAACGGCCCCATCGCCCGCGCCTATGACTTCAGCGCCTGCCGGCAGGTGGTGGACGTGGGCGGTGGCCACGGCGGCTTCCTCATCGAAGTGCTGCGCTCCGCGCCGTCGGTCCGGGGCGTGCTCTTCGATCACCGGCACGTCCTGGACGAGGCACGCATCGCCTTGGAGAGGCTCTCCGAGCGCTGCGAGCTGGTGGCAGGGGACTTCTTCCAGACAGTGCCTTCCGGCGCGGACGCGTATGTCCTCAAGCGCATCCTCCATGACTGGAGTGATGACGTGTGCGTGGACATCCTGCGCCACTGCCGCCGCGAGATGGCCGAGGGCGGCCGGGTGCTCGTCGTGGACACGGTCATCCCGCCCGGAAGCGCGCCGCACGGGGGCAAGGTGCTCGACGTGATGATGCTGGCCTCGCTGCCGGGCCGGGAGCGCACCGAGGAGGACTTCCGCAAGCTCTTCGCCCGGGCAGGCCTGAGGCTGTCGCGAGTCATCCCCACGCCGGCCGCGCTCAGCATCACGGAGGCCGTGGCGGGGTAG
- a CDS encoding endonuclease/exonuclease/phosphatase family protein — protein sequence MDGMTVDLRIASYNILADAYVKPEWFPHTPADLLRPRSRHALRVRRILDLDADIVCLQEVEPDSFAALQEGLKPHGYTGVMAQKGQGRPDGCAVFHRLGQGPVHRAHHFQDRLEDGRISGHVALVVDFDVGGARLRVACTHLRWDRPDRPVEQHQGVRQATELIDEFVRKDPEALWIVCGDFNAQPGEPLVQAFEAAGLRDAYAGRYQPTCNANGLPKTIDFLFHSAALRASPDPLLALDERTPLPSEQEPSDHLPICARLLR from the coding sequence ATGGACGGCATGACGGTGGACCTGCGAATCGCCTCCTACAACATCCTGGCGGATGCCTACGTCAAGCCCGAGTGGTTCCCGCACACGCCCGCGGACCTGCTCCGGCCGCGAAGCCGCCACGCACTGCGGGTCCGCCGCATCCTGGACCTGGACGCGGACATCGTCTGCCTCCAGGAGGTGGAGCCCGACAGCTTCGCCGCGCTTCAGGAGGGCCTGAAGCCACACGGCTACACGGGGGTGATGGCCCAGAAGGGGCAAGGCCGCCCCGATGGCTGCGCCGTGTTCCACCGCCTGGGACAGGGTCCGGTGCACCGGGCCCACCATTTCCAGGACCGGCTGGAGGACGGACGCATCTCCGGGCACGTGGCGCTGGTCGTGGACTTCGACGTCGGCGGAGCGCGGCTGCGCGTGGCCTGCACGCACCTGCGCTGGGACCGGCCCGACAGGCCGGTGGAGCAACACCAGGGCGTGCGGCAGGCCACCGAGTTGATCGACGAGTTCGTCCGGAAGGATCCGGAGGCCCTGTGGATCGTGTGCGGCGACTTCAACGCCCAACCTGGAGAGCCGCTGGTCCAGGCGTTCGAAGCGGCCGGGCTGCGGGATGCCTACGCGGGGCGGTATCAGCCGACCTGCAATGCGAACGGCCTCCCCAAGACCATCGACTTCCTCTTCCATTCCGCCGCGCTGCGAGCCTCGCCGGACCCGTTGCTCGCGCTGGACGAGCGGACACCCCTGCCCTCGGAGCAGGAGCCCTCCGACCACCTGCCCATCTGCGCGCGGCTGCTGCGTTGA
- a CDS encoding tyrosine recombinase XerC has product MSTLSPLLEQFKVHLEGEKGASPHTVRNYLIDLKDYERYLVERMKLSLLAGTHAAIRGYLGTLAVDHAPTSRARRLASIKSFYKYLVRQKLLSASPAKLVKSPKLPKSLPKVLPVEEVFAILDMPDVDTVLGLRDKAILEMLYGGGLRISELCGLDLLGVDRSSRIVRVMGKGSKERLVPLNVKAIRALEAYLARRGELLAEIREGQDPDALFLNFKGGRLTARSIARHLDAYVLKLALARKVSPHAMRHSFATHLLGGGADIRSIQELLGHASLSTTQKYTHVTFEQLQEVYDAAHPRA; this is encoded by the coding sequence ATGTCCACCCTGTCCCCGCTGCTGGAGCAGTTCAAGGTCCACCTCGAAGGTGAGAAGGGCGCGTCGCCGCACACGGTGCGCAACTACCTCATCGACCTGAAGGACTATGAGCGCTACCTGGTGGAGCGGATGAAGCTGTCGCTGCTCGCGGGCACGCACGCGGCCATCCGTGGTTACCTGGGCACGCTCGCGGTGGACCACGCGCCCACCAGCCGCGCGCGGCGGCTGGCGAGCATCAAGTCGTTCTACAAGTACCTGGTGCGGCAGAAGCTCCTGTCCGCCAGCCCGGCCAAGCTGGTGAAGAGCCCCAAGCTGCCGAAGTCGCTGCCCAAGGTGCTGCCGGTGGAGGAGGTGTTCGCCATCCTCGACATGCCGGACGTGGACACGGTGCTGGGGCTTCGCGACAAGGCCATCCTGGAGATGCTGTACGGCGGGGGCCTGCGCATCAGCGAGCTGTGCGGCCTGGACCTGCTGGGCGTGGACCGGAGCAGCCGCATCGTCCGGGTGATGGGCAAGGGCAGCAAGGAGCGGCTGGTGCCGCTCAACGTGAAGGCCATCCGCGCGCTGGAGGCGTACCTCGCGAGGCGAGGCGAGCTGCTGGCCGAGATTCGCGAGGGCCAGGACCCGGACGCGCTCTTCCTCAACTTCAAGGGCGGCCGGCTGACGGCCCGGAGCATCGCGCGGCACCTGGACGCGTACGTGCTGAAGCTGGCCCTGGCGCGCAAGGTGAGCCCGCACGCGATGCGTCACTCGTTCGCCACGCACCTGTTGGGCGGCGGCGCGGACATCCGCAGCATCCAGGAGCTGCTGGGCCACGCGAGCCTCTCCACGACCCAGAAGTACACCCACGTGACGTTCGAGCAGTTGCAGGAAGTGTATGACGCCGCCCATCCGCGGGCGTGA
- the katG gene encoding catalase/peroxidase HPI has translation MTDEIKCPVAHGNRRARTNTQWWPDQLNLAMLHQHSSLSDPMVEDFNYAAEFQTLDLDAVVKDLHALMTDSQDWWPADYGHYGPFFIRMAWHAAGTYRIFDGRGGARSGEQRFAPLNSWPDNGNLDKARRLLWPIKQKYGRKLSWADLMILTGNVALESMGLKTFGFGGGREDIWEPHSIDWGPESTWLGDERYSGERELAHPLAAVQMGLIYVNPEGPNGKPDPVGSARDIRDTFARMAMNDEETVALVAGGHTFGKCHGAGPVHHVGAEPEGANIEELGLGWKSTYESGIGAHATTSGLEGAWTPTPTKWDMTYFETLFGYEWELTKSPAGAHQWKPVGKSGDGTVPDAHVPGKRHAPMMTTADLALRFDPVYERISRDYMAHPATFADAFARAWFKLTHRDMGPRSRYLGPLVPKEDLLWQDPIPAVNHPLIDAADIDALKAELLGSGLSIPQLVKAAWASASTFRGSDMRGGANGARIRLVPQKDWEANEPAELAKVLSKLEAIQQKFNGAQQGGKRVSLADLIVLGGTAAVEAAARDAGHKVTVSFTPGRMDATQDQTDVEAFLVLEPAADAFRNYVRAGAEATTAAALIDRASLLTLTAPEMTALVGGLRALDANHGHTPHGVFTKRPGKLTPDFFVSLLDMRTAWKRSETAPNLFEGRDRATGDLRWTATIADLVFGSSSQLRALAEVYAARDGEAHFVQDFIAAWTKVMNLDRFDLPGKKTI, from the coding sequence ATGACCGACGAAATCAAGTGCCCCGTCGCGCACGGCAATCGCCGCGCGCGCACGAACACGCAGTGGTGGCCGGACCAGCTCAACCTCGCGATGCTGCACCAGCATTCCTCGCTGTCGGATCCGATGGTCGAGGACTTCAACTACGCGGCGGAGTTCCAGACGCTCGACCTGGACGCGGTGGTGAAGGACCTGCACGCGCTGATGACCGACTCGCAGGACTGGTGGCCGGCGGACTACGGCCACTACGGCCCGTTCTTCATCCGCATGGCGTGGCACGCGGCGGGCACCTACCGCATCTTCGACGGCCGTGGCGGCGCGCGCTCCGGTGAGCAGCGCTTCGCGCCCCTCAACAGCTGGCCGGACAATGGCAACCTGGACAAGGCGCGCCGCCTGCTGTGGCCCATCAAGCAGAAGTACGGCCGCAAGCTGTCCTGGGCCGACCTGATGATCCTCACGGGCAACGTGGCGCTGGAGTCCATGGGCCTCAAGACGTTTGGCTTTGGCGGCGGACGGGAGGACATCTGGGAGCCTCATTCCATTGACTGGGGTCCGGAGTCCACCTGGCTGGGCGACGAGCGCTATAGCGGCGAGCGTGAGCTCGCGCACCCGCTGGCGGCCGTGCAGATGGGCCTCATCTACGTCAACCCAGAGGGCCCGAACGGCAAGCCGGATCCGGTGGGCTCCGCTCGCGACATCCGCGACACGTTCGCGCGCATGGCGATGAACGACGAGGAGACCGTCGCGCTCGTCGCCGGTGGCCACACCTTCGGCAAGTGCCACGGCGCAGGTCCGGTGCACCACGTCGGCGCGGAGCCGGAGGGCGCGAACATCGAGGAGCTCGGGCTGGGCTGGAAGAGCACCTACGAGAGCGGCATTGGCGCGCACGCCACCACCAGCGGCCTGGAGGGCGCGTGGACGCCCACGCCGACGAAGTGGGACATGACCTACTTCGAGACGCTGTTCGGCTACGAGTGGGAGCTGACCAAGAGCCCGGCCGGCGCGCACCAGTGGAAGCCCGTGGGCAAGAGCGGCGACGGCACCGTGCCGGACGCGCACGTGCCCGGCAAGCGCCACGCGCCCATGATGACCACCGCCGACCTGGCGCTGCGCTTCGACCCTGTCTACGAGCGCATCTCCCGCGACTACATGGCCCACCCGGCGACGTTCGCGGACGCCTTCGCGCGCGCCTGGTTCAAGCTGACCCACCGCGACATGGGCCCCAGGTCGCGCTACCTGGGCCCGCTGGTGCCGAAGGAGGACCTGCTCTGGCAGGACCCGATTCCGGCCGTCAACCATCCGCTGATCGACGCCGCGGACATCGACGCGCTCAAGGCGGAGTTGCTCGGCTCCGGCCTGTCCATCCCACAGTTGGTCAAGGCGGCCTGGGCCTCGGCGTCGACGTTCCGGGGGAGCGACATGCGCGGCGGTGCGAACGGTGCTCGCATCCGCCTGGTGCCGCAGAAGGACTGGGAGGCCAACGAGCCCGCCGAACTGGCGAAGGTGCTCTCCAAGCTCGAAGCCATCCAACAGAAGTTCAATGGCGCGCAGCAGGGTGGCAAGCGGGTGTCGCTGGCGGACCTGATTGTTCTGGGCGGCACCGCGGCCGTGGAGGCCGCCGCGCGCGACGCGGGCCACAAGGTCACCGTGTCCTTCACGCCGGGCCGGATGGACGCGACGCAGGATCAGACGGACGTCGAAGCCTTCCTGGTGCTCGAACCGGCGGCGGACGCCTTCCGCAACTACGTCCGCGCGGGAGCCGAAGCGACGACCGCCGCCGCGCTCATCGACCGCGCCAGCCTGCTCACGCTCACCGCGCCGGAGATGACGGCGCTCGTGGGCGGCCTGCGCGCGCTGGATGCCAATCATGGCCACACGCCGCACGGCGTGTTCACGAAGCGTCCGGGCAAGCTGACGCCGGACTTCTTCGTGAGCCTGCTCGACATGCGCACGGCGTGGAAGCGCTCGGAGACGGCGCCGAACCTGTTCGAAGGCCGCGACCGCGCCACGGGCGACCTGCGCTGGACGGCGACCATCGCCGACCTCGTCTTCGGCTCGAGTTCGCAGCTGCGCGCGCTGGCGGAGGTCTACGCAGCCCGCGACGGCGAAGCGCACTTCGTGCAGGACTTCATCGCCGCGTGGACCAAGGTGATGAACCTGGACCGCTTCGACCTGCCGGGGAAGAAGACGATCTGA
- a CDS encoding IS701 family transposase, with translation MQQPSATEAQAPEVRLVGRLVTELEEIGAWLQPHFRRREAHATAVEYVKALLGRAQRKNVWGLSEDAGHQAPYAFQHLLLRAKWDADAVRDDVLEYARRALGEGGILAMDETGFLKKGEKSVGVARQYTGTAGKVENAQVGVFLSYVTPRGHALVDRELYLPEPWTEDAARRKAGGIPDEVGFESKPALAQGMLQRALGAGLKPAWVVGDEVYGRDSTLRRFLEDLHQPYVLAVASNTHVWRGFYQVKPGDMVEEVPPEDWTRLSAGAGTKGPRLYDWARMRLNRHLGLSRWLLFRRGLADGKVAFYVAHARRNASLESMVRAAGSRWAVEEDFESAKNEVGLADYEVRTWTAWHRHMTLCLVAHVFLAAARAVANQQLQEGLPPKALGLPRRRNPMRAFLARRGLH, from the coding sequence ATGCAGCAGCCATCAGCCACAGAAGCGCAGGCACCGGAAGTCCGGCTGGTTGGCCGTCTCGTGACGGAGCTGGAGGAGATAGGCGCCTGGCTGCAGCCGCACTTCCGCAGGCGCGAGGCGCACGCCACTGCGGTCGAGTACGTGAAGGCCCTCCTGGGACGGGCACAGCGCAAGAATGTGTGGGGCCTTTCGGAGGATGCGGGGCATCAAGCGCCCTATGCCTTCCAGCACCTGCTGCTGCGAGCGAAGTGGGACGCGGATGCAGTACGCGACGACGTGCTGGAGTACGCGCGCAGGGCGTTGGGCGAAGGCGGCATCCTGGCGATGGACGAGACGGGCTTCCTGAAGAAAGGAGAGAAGTCCGTGGGCGTGGCGCGCCAGTACACGGGCACCGCGGGCAAGGTGGAGAACGCGCAAGTGGGCGTCTTCCTCTCGTACGTGACGCCTCGCGGGCATGCGCTGGTGGACCGGGAACTGTACCTGCCGGAGCCCTGGACGGAGGATGCGGCCCGCCGCAAAGCGGGAGGGATTCCGGACGAAGTGGGCTTCGAATCCAAACCGGCCCTCGCGCAAGGCATGCTGCAGCGGGCGCTGGGCGCGGGACTGAAGCCGGCGTGGGTGGTGGGGGACGAAGTCTATGGACGCGACAGCACCCTGCGCCGCTTCCTCGAAGACTTGCACCAGCCCTACGTGCTGGCGGTGGCCTCCAATACGCACGTCTGGCGCGGCTTCTACCAGGTGAAGCCTGGAGACATGGTGGAGGAGGTCCCTCCGGAGGACTGGACACGTCTGTCCGCAGGCGCGGGCACCAAGGGCCCTCGCCTCTATGATTGGGCGCGCATGCGGCTCAACCGGCACCTGGGCCTGTCGCGGTGGCTGCTCTTTCGCAGAGGCCTCGCGGACGGCAAGGTGGCCTTCTACGTCGCCCATGCCCGGCGCAATGCCTCACTGGAGTCGATGGTGCGCGCCGCGGGCAGCCGGTGGGCCGTGGAGGAGGACTTCGAATCCGCCAAGAACGAGGTGGGCCTCGCCGACTATGAGGTGCGCACCTGGACGGCCTGGCACCGGCATATGACGCTGTGCCTGGTGGCCCACGTCTTTCTCGCCGCCGCGCGTGCCGTGGCCAATCAGCAACTCCAGGAGGGCCTGCCCCCAAAAGCACTCGGCCTGCCGAGGCGCAGAAACCCCATGCGCGCGTTTCTCGCCCGGCGCGGCCTTCACTAA
- a CDS encoding M20/M25/M40 family metallo-hydrolase encodes MSDTAPTAGLDRSASSRASSVARWVTAVLGLGVILLVLRGSSLPAPVPASAPGERFSAERAREHLRFIGAEPHAVGAPRHAQVRDYLQARLRDVGAEVQVQREPVFAPTQGIPRPAANVENVVGRLRAKDGAKGTTVMLVAHYDSVPTGPGASDNGAAVASILEVARALQQGPALAGDVLFLFTDAEEQHLLGSTAFVASHPWARESGVVLNVDARGNAGPLLMFEVSPGGGWLVRRLAEEAPDVGAGSLFTAVYQRMKNATDFTALRQGGWQGLNFANVEGTQAYHSRKETVDAVSDGLLQQQGDTLLALTRRISREASVPEGEELIYFNAGPLRVHYPRSWAVPLAVLWGGLFVFAIFRARQRKQLRVWAVAREAVVLLLVGFLASSLARLAWPLLRALQPGFRALSRSETQDNARFILAVVLWVMAAMGVGLYLRRRAPVMELAAGGCVPWAVICIAVSFVLPGASALFLWPFAGMVLLLLWLGGRGTEPLTQWCVPLWGLAALPLLLLLPGVLATFYTVLPLERAAVPSDLLMLGICLLAPGWLWLAGRGLPWASGGAALLGLGLLVSLAAGQRFDARNPRPTGLLYLVDADAKTARWVSSDPVLNDWTRAYLGGDPKREAMDALPEVKGPFWNAPAPTPGEDVRGSAVETRMEAGAGGGHRKVSLHITPSRPDVAFVDVQVLPGDAVVSARLAGQQAPGDTLRTRNAAQGVLFRYWVPSSGGFDLELELTAGGSPTVRVGEHTYAVPASVTQGLPARPEDSMPVPFGEGLDEGTRVTRTLRLEATATQVSPGPTP; translated from the coding sequence ATGAGTGACACCGCCCCGACCGCGGGCCTGGACCGCAGTGCTTCCTCTCGCGCGTCGTCGGTCGCACGGTGGGTGACCGCGGTGCTCGGCCTGGGCGTCATCCTGCTGGTGCTGCGCGGAAGCTCCCTGCCGGCGCCGGTGCCCGCCTCCGCGCCCGGGGAGCGGTTCTCCGCCGAACGCGCCCGGGAGCACCTGCGCTTCATCGGCGCTGAACCCCACGCTGTTGGGGCGCCCCGGCACGCGCAGGTGCGCGACTACCTGCAAGCGCGCCTGCGCGATGTGGGCGCGGAGGTCCAGGTCCAGCGCGAGCCTGTCTTCGCTCCCACCCAGGGCATCCCCCGGCCCGCCGCGAACGTGGAGAACGTCGTGGGCCGGCTTCGCGCGAAGGACGGCGCGAAGGGCACGACCGTGATGCTGGTGGCCCACTACGACTCCGTGCCCACGGGGCCGGGCGCGTCCGACAACGGCGCCGCCGTCGCGTCCATCCTGGAGGTGGCGCGGGCGCTCCAGCAAGGGCCGGCGCTCGCGGGCGATGTGCTGTTCCTCTTCACCGACGCGGAGGAGCAACACCTGCTGGGCAGCACGGCCTTCGTGGCGTCCCACCCCTGGGCCCGGGAATCCGGCGTGGTCCTCAACGTGGACGCGCGCGGCAACGCGGGGCCGCTCCTGATGTTCGAGGTCTCCCCGGGCGGCGGCTGGCTCGTGCGCAGGCTCGCCGAGGAAGCCCCGGACGTCGGCGCCGGTTCGCTCTTCACCGCCGTGTACCAGCGGATGAAGAACGCCACGGACTTCACGGCGCTGCGGCAGGGCGGCTGGCAGGGACTGAACTTCGCCAACGTGGAGGGCACGCAGGCCTACCACTCGCGCAAGGAGACCGTGGACGCGGTCTCCGACGGGCTCCTCCAGCAGCAGGGTGACACGCTGCTCGCGCTCACCCGGCGCATCTCCCGCGAGGCGTCCGTACCGGAGGGCGAGGAGCTCATCTACTTCAACGCGGGCCCGCTGCGCGTCCACTACCCCCGCTCCTGGGCCGTGCCGCTGGCGGTCCTCTGGGGCGGCCTGTTCGTGTTCGCCATCTTCCGGGCGCGCCAGCGCAAGCAGCTGCGCGTGTGGGCCGTGGCGCGGGAGGCGGTGGTGCTGTTGCTCGTGGGCTTCCTGGCCAGCAGCCTCGCGCGGCTCGCGTGGCCGCTCTTGCGCGCCCTCCAGCCCGGCTTCCGCGCCCTCAGCCGCTCGGAGACGCAGGACAATGCGCGCTTCATCCTCGCGGTGGTGCTGTGGGTGATGGCGGCGATGGGCGTCGGGCTGTACCTGCGCAGGCGCGCGCCGGTGATGGAGCTGGCGGCGGGCGGCTGCGTGCCCTGGGCGGTCATCTGCATCGCGGTGAGCTTCGTCTTGCCGGGCGCGAGCGCGCTGTTCCTCTGGCCCTTCGCGGGCATGGTCCTGCTGCTCCTGTGGCTGGGAGGCCGGGGGACGGAGCCGCTGACCCAATGGTGTGTGCCTTTGTGGGGACTGGCGGCGCTGCCGCTCCTGCTGTTGCTGCCCGGCGTGCTGGCGACGTTCTACACGGTGCTGCCGCTGGAGCGGGCCGCGGTGCCTTCCGACCTGCTGATGCTCGGCATCTGCCTGCTCGCGCCCGGCTGGCTGTGGTTGGCGGGCCGGGGGCTGCCGTGGGCGTCGGGTGGGGCCGCGCTGCTCGGCCTGGGCCTGCTGGTGTCGCTCGCCGCCGGTCAGCGCTTCGACGCGCGAAACCCGCGCCCCACGGGCCTGCTGTACCTGGTGGACGCGGATGCGAAGACGGCGCGCTGGGTGTCCTCGGATCCCGTACTCAATGACTGGACGCGCGCGTACCTGGGCGGTGACCCGAAGCGCGAGGCCATGGACGCGCTGCCGGAGGTGAAGGGGCCGTTCTGGAACGCGCCGGCACCGACGCCAGGAGAGGACGTGCGGGGGTCCGCGGTCGAGACGCGCATGGAGGCAGGGGCGGGGGGCGGGCACCGGAAGGTGTCGCTCCACATCACCCCGTCCCGTCCGGACGTGGCCTTCGTGGACGTGCAGGTGCTGCCCGGAGACGCCGTGGTCTCGGCCCGGCTCGCGGGCCAGCAGGCCCCGGGCGACACGCTGCGGACCCGCAACGCGGCCCAGGGCGTGCTGTTCCGCTACTGGGTGCCGTCCTCCGGGGGCTTCGACCTGGAACTGGAGCTAACGGCGGGCGGCAGCCCCACCGTGAGGGTGGGCGAGCACACCTACGCGGTGCCTGCGTCGGTGACGCAGGGACTGCCCGCGCGCCCGGAGGACAGCATGCCGGTGCCCTTCGGTGAGGGCCTGGACGAAGGCACGCGCGTGACGCGGACGCTGCGGCTGGAGGCCACGGCGACGCAGGTCTCTCCCGGCCCCACGCCCTAG
- a CDS encoding LysR family transcriptional regulator, with amino-acid sequence MDDIAPPSPRLDVRDLRVVLALASAGTTARAAAALHLTQPAVSRALLAAEERLGTRLFDRTPRGLVPTPAGQELVAGATRLLVELGDLEHRVRAPVAPAIRLRLVCECYTAYHWLPSALVTLRKSLPGLHLALAVEHTQDPVAALVAGELDVALLTTSTVPRAGLESRPLFSDEIIFVVAASHPLASRRALTREDLREHTLLTGQTPAAESHWFMTQVFGRERPRLRVERLPLTEALLDVARAGLGVAVLSEWITTPHLGKGDLVVKRLASGPLRRPWRMAWRKEVGDAALRLHAALEPTVPRGLAVV; translated from the coding sequence ATGGATGACATCGCCCCGCCCTCCCCCCGCCTCGACGTGCGCGACCTGCGCGTGGTGCTGGCCCTGGCCTCCGCCGGAACCACGGCCCGGGCCGCGGCCGCGTTGCACCTCACGCAGCCGGCGGTGAGCCGCGCGCTGCTCGCGGCGGAGGAGCGGCTGGGCACGCGGCTCTTCGACCGGACCCCACGTGGGCTGGTGCCGACGCCCGCGGGCCAGGAGCTCGTCGCGGGCGCCACGCGGCTCCTGGTGGAGCTGGGCGACCTGGAGCATCGCGTGCGGGCGCCAGTGGCCCCCGCCATCCGCCTGCGCCTCGTGTGCGAGTGCTACACCGCCTACCACTGGCTGCCGTCCGCGCTGGTGACGCTGCGCAAGAGCCTGCCGGGCCTCCACCTGGCCCTGGCGGTGGAGCACACCCAGGACCCCGTCGCCGCCCTGGTGGCAGGAGAGCTGGATGTGGCGCTGCTCACGACGTCCACCGTCCCTCGCGCCGGACTGGAGAGCCGGCCGCTCTTCTCGGACGAGATCATCTTCGTGGTGGCCGCGTCGCACCCGTTGGCGTCCCGCCGGGCGCTCACCCGGGAGGACCTCCGCGAGCACACCCTGCTCACGGGGCAGACCCCCGCGGCGGAGTCGCACTGGTTCATGACGCAGGTCTTCGGCCGCGAGCGGCCCCGGCTCCGCGTGGAGCGGCTGCCGCTCACGGAGGCCCTCCTCGACGTGGCCCGCGCGGGCCTGGGCGTCGCGGTGCTCTCCGAGTGGATCACCACCCCTCACCTGGGCAAGGGGGACCTCGTCGTGAAGCGGCTCGCGTCCGGGCCCCTGCGGCGCCCATGGCGGATGGCCTGGAGGAAGGAGGTGGGAGACGCCGCGCTCCGCCTCCACGCCGCGCTCGAGCCCACGGTGCCCCGGGGGCTCGCGGTGGTGTAG